Proteins encoded within one genomic window of Mesobacillus subterraneus:
- a CDS encoding DoxX family protein produces the protein MFAKWLRENNLAAGLLTVIRVWLGYNWMTAGWGKLTGDGFDATGYLKNAVANPVKGPDGNAVYGWYANFLESFAIPNVELFNFIVPLGEFLVGLGLILGTLTTAAMFFGLVMNFSFFLAGTVSHNPTDIFFGFIILFAGYNAGKYGLDRWVVPFIRKTVFKQTPEAAHKSA, from the coding sequence ATGTTCGCTAAATGGTTAAGAGAAAACAATCTTGCTGCTGGCCTTTTGACTGTGATTCGTGTTTGGCTGGGATACAACTGGATGACTGCAGGATGGGGAAAATTGACTGGCGATGGATTTGACGCAACTGGATATTTGAAAAATGCAGTAGCGAATCCAGTAAAGGGTCCAGACGGAAATGCGGTTTATGGATGGTATGCGAATTTCCTTGAAAGCTTTGCGATCCCGAACGTCGAACTCTTCAACTTCATTGTTCCTCTTGGAGAATTCCTTGTTGGTCTTGGTTTGATCCTGGGAACACTGACAACTGCAGCAATGTTCTTTGGCCTGGTAATGAACTTCAGCTTTTTCCTTGCCGGAACAGTATCTCACAACCCAACTGACATCTTCTTCGGCTTCATCATCCTTTTCGCAGGCTACAACGCTGGTAAATACGGTTTAGACCGCTGGGTGGTTCCGTTCATCCGCAAAACAGTTTTCAAACAAACACCAGAAGCTGCACATAAATCTGCTTAA